In the Halorubrum ruber genome, TGAAGATCACGCGACAGCACCTCGCCAAGCACTTCTCCGTCGACGAGGGCGACGTGATCATCGACGGCTCCGTCAACGAGGCCGTCTGGGAGAACGGGCGTCAGAACCCGCCCAGCACGGTGCGGGTCCGCGCGGCTCGGTTCGTCGAGGACGGCGAGCCGGTCGTCGAGGCCGAGCACGCAGAGTAACGTGTTACGGGCGACCTTCACCGGCTCGTCGTACGTGGGCGTGTTCGCCCGCGCCGTCGGCGATATCCTGTTAGTCCGGCCGGACGTCGACGAGGAACTCGCCGAGGACCTCGGCGCGGAACTCGGCGCGGAGCCGCTGCCGACGACGGTCGGGCGGTCCAACACGGTCGGCGCGCTCGCGACGGGCAACGAGCACGGCGTGCTCGTCTCCTCGCGCGCGACCGAGCGCGAGAAGGATCGAATCGCCGACGCAGCCGGCGCCCCGGTCCGCGAGCTCCCGGGCGAGATCAACGCCGCCGGCAACGTCGTCCTCGCAAACGACTACGGCGCGTACGTCCACCCGGACCTCTCGCGCGAGGCGATTCAGACGATCAAAGAGGCCCTCGACGTCCCCGTGACCCGGGGCGACCTCGGTGACGTCAGAACGGTGGGCACGGCGGCGGTCGCCAACAACACAGGAGTGCTCTGTCACCCGCAGTCGACAGAGTCGGAGCTTCAGGCGGTCGAGGAGGCGCTCGACGTCCGCGCCGACCTCGGCACCGTCAACTACGGCGCGCCGCTCGTCGGCTCCGGCCTCGTCGCCACCGACGAGGGGTACGTCGTCGGCGAGGACACGACCGGCCCGGAGCTCGGCCGGATCGAGGAGACGCTCGGCTTCATCGACTGAGCCGCTCCCCCGTCCTTCTCCCCTCGGTTCGTATCGCACTCACACATTTACAAGCCGCAGCGGAGTTGGGGACGGTATGCCCGCTATCGAGTGTCGAAACCTCTCCAAGTACTACGGCGACGTCCGGGGGATCGAGGACGTCTCCTTCGCCGTCGAGGACGGCGAGGTGTTCGGCTTCCTCGGCCCGAATGGGGCGGGGAAGACCACAGCGATCCGCACCCTCTTAGGCTTCCTCTCGCCGACGAGCGGCGGCGCGACGCTGCTCGGCCGCGACGCGACGGACCAAGTCGAGTCCCGCCGCGCTCGCGAGCGGATCGGGTACCTCCCCGGCGACCCCGGACTCGACCGCGACCGCACCGCGAAGGCCTTCCTCGACCACCAGGCGGCGCTCCGCGGCGAGTCGAGCCGCGACGAGCTCGTCGACCGGTTCGGCCTCGACGAGTCGCGGCGGATCGCCGACCTCTCGCGGGGGAACCGGCAGAAGGTGGCGCTGGTGGCCGCGTTCATGCACGACCCGGACCTGCTGCTGCTCGACGAGCCGACCTCCGGGCTCGACCCGCTGTTACAGGAGGAGTTCGCCGCGCTTGTGCGGGAGCGCGTCGACGACGGGGCGAGCGTCCTCCTCTCGTCGCACGTCCTCGGCGAGGTAGCCGCGCTCTGCGACCGCGTGGGCGTTCTCCGAGAGGGGCACCTCGTCGCGGTCGAGTCCGTCTCGGACCTCCGGTCGCGCGGCGGGAAGCAGGTCCGCGTCCGCGTCGCGGAGGAGGTCGACCGCGCCGACTTCGAGGTCCGCGGAATCTTGAACCTCCGCGTCGGCGAGACCGTCTCGTTTACGTGGACGGGGGAGTACGACGCGCTGATCGACCTGCTCTCCGGCTACACCGTGCTCGACCTCGATGTCGTCGACGCGCCGCTCGAAGAGGCGTTCATGACGTTCTACGACGGCGACGTGCCGGGCCCGACGGGGAGCGGGAGCGGCGGGACTTCAGGTCCCGACGCGGCGGGAAGTGGGGCGGCTGACTCCGGAGGTGAGGGCCGATGAGCGAGCGCCGGACGCCGTGGCTCGCCATCGCCCGGTACGCCGCCGCCGGTCGCGCTCGCGGCTCGCTCGTTGTGACGGGGCTGCTCTCCGCGTTCCTGTTGCTCTTCTTAGCCTTCTTCCCCTCGTTGTCGACCGCTGGGATCGACCTCGACGCGTACGTCGAGGCGTTCCCGCCCGCGTTCCAAGAGGCGTTCGGGATCATCGCCATCTCCTCTATCGAGGGATTCCTCGCGGTGGAGTTCTACCAGTTCGCGTGGCTGCTCTTGGTCGGCCTCTATCTCGCGTACCTCGCCGGGGGGACGATCGCCGGCGACGTGGCCTCCGGTCGGATGGACCTCACGCTGTCGGCGCCGGTCGCGCGCCGCGACGTGGTGATCGGGCGGTTCCTCGGGCTGGTCCCGCTCGTCGTCCTGTTGAACGTCGTGCTCCCTGTCGTCGCCTACGTCGGCGTCCTCGCGGTGGGAGAGACGATCGCGGTCGAGCGGCTCGTCGCGGTCCACGCCTTAGCGGTGCCGTACCACCTGACCTGCGTCGCGGTCGGGATCGCCGTGTCGACGCTCGTCTCGCGCCCGGGGATCGCCCAGCGGGTCGCGCTCGGCGCGCTGTTCGCGCTGTTCATGTTCGAGTCCGTCGTCGCGAGCACCGACTACGCCGAGGCGGGCGATCTCAGCCCGACGGCGCACTACGACCCCTCCGCGGTCCTCGTGCTTGGCGAGTACGACCTGACGGGCGCGGCGGTCCTGCTCGCGGCGACGACCGTCCTCGTCGCCCTCGCCGTCGTTCGGTTCCGCCGCGCGGACCTCTCGGGGTGAAACGCCGCGCTCCGAGACCGCTCCGCCGTCGTTCGAGGCCGATTCGTTTCGCCTCCGGCCGCCTCGCCGCCTGTCCTTTTTTAGGAAGATACTTCCCTGTCCCTGCCGGATCGGGAGACATGAGTACCTACACGGTGAGTGGACGGTTCCAGAGCCGAGACGGCGACCAGCCGTTCACGAAGGACGTTGAGGCGGAAAACGAGGATCTCGCCCGCGAGCGGATCTACACCACGGTCGGGAGCCAGCACAACCGCAAGCGCACCCAGATCGACATCGAGGAGGTGTCCGAGGAATGATGGGCGGCGGGCAACAGCAGCTCCAGCAGCTCTCGCAGGAACTGCAGGAACTCGACGAGGAGATCGAGGCCCTCGAAGCCGAGATCGCGGACTACCGCGAGGAGAAGGCCGACATCGACGACGCGGTCGAGGCCATCGAGACGCTCGACACGGGCGCGACCGTTCAGGTCCCGCTCGGCGGCGGCGCCTACCTCCGCGCGGAGGTCCAGGACATCGACGAGGTCATCGTCTCGCTCGGCGGCAACTACTCCGCGGAGCAGGAGCAGGACGACGCCATCGACGTCCTCCGGCGCAAGCAGGAGGCGCTCGACGACCGCATCGCGGAGACGGAGGAAGAGGTCGAGGAGCTGGAGTCCGAGAGCGACGAGCTCGAACAGCAGGCCCAGCAGATGCAACAGCAGATGCAGCAACAGCAGATGCAGCAGATGCAGCAGGCCGAGGAAGACGACGGGGAGTAAGACGAGGACTCGACCGTGTTCGACGGACTGAAAGACAAGCTCTCCGGCTTCCGCGAGGACGTCGAGGAGTCGACCGAGGTCGAGGAGGAGGCGGCGCCCGACGACGAGGCGGCCGCCGAGAGCGACGCGGGCGACTCCGCTGCCGAAGCCGTCGGTGACGACGCCGCCGCGGCCGAGACCGCCTCCGACGAGCCGACCGCGGACGGCGACTCGTCGTCTGACGACGACGAGCCGAGCACCTTCCAGCGCGCGAAGGCGTTCGCGACCGGCCGGATCATCATCGAGGAAGAGGACCTCGAGGAGCCGCTGTGGAACCTCGAGATGGCCCTCCTCGAGAGCGACGTGGAGATGAGCGTCGCCGAGCAGATCCTCGACAGCGTCCGCGAGAGCATGCTCGGCGAGTCCCGCAAGCAGGTCGAGACGACCGGCGAGCTCGTCGAGTCGGCGCTTCACGACGCGCTACTCGACGTTATCGCCGTCGGCCAGTTCGACTTCGAACAGCGGATCGCCGAGGCCGACAAGCCGGTCACCATCGTCTTCACGGGCGTCAACGGCGTCGGGAAGACGACGAGCATCGCGAAGCTCTCCGAGTGGCTCGCCGACCGCGGCTACTCCACCGTCCTCGCGAACGGCGACACCTACCGCGCGGGCGCCAACGAGCAGATCCGCGAGCACGCCGACCGGCTCGGGCGCGACCTGATCAGCCACGACCAGGGCGGCGACCCGGCGGCCGTCATCTACGACGGCGTCGAGTACGCGGAGGCGAACGACATCGACGTCGTCCTCGGCGACACGGCGGGCCGGCTTCACACGAGCGACGATCTGATGGCCCAGTTAGAGAAGATCGACCGCGTCGTCGACCCGGACATGACGCTGTTCGTCGACGAGGCGGTCGCGGGCCAGGACGCGGTCAACCGCGCGAAGGAGTTCGACGACGCCGCCGCGATCGACGGCGCGATCCTGACGAAGGCGGACGCCGACTCCTCCGGCGGCGCCGCTATCTCCGTCGCGTACGTCACCGGGAAGCCCATCCTCTTCCTCGGCACCGGACAGGGGTACGACGACATCACGCTGTTCGACCCCGAGGACCTCGTCGAGAGCCTGCTCGACGAGGAGTGAGCACGAGCGCACCGCTCTTCCTCTCTCGCCGTTTCGCCTTTCCCGCGAGCGGCGCGACCCCCGGCTCGCCGCGCGTCCGGCGGTTCAGCCGCCGTCCGAGCGTCCCTCCGTCGTCGCGCGCGCAGTGCGGCCGCGAACTCGCCCTCGACCGCGTACGGCCCGTCGGTGACGCGGTGCGGTAGTTCCCGCTCGGGTCTCGCTGATCGCCTTCGCACGCCCCGCTCCGATCGCGTTCCGATCCGAACCGCGATAAAGAGCTTTCTCACGCTTTTTTATTAATGGTAGTGCCGATGAGTATAGTGGTTAATTATTTATGTTACTCAGGGGCCGGTTAGTTTGAGGCGAAAGTAATGACTGACAGCGATAACCACGGGGACGGCTCGACGCACAGCCTAGAGACAACCGCGTCCGATCGCGGCTCGCAGCGCCGCGATATTTTAAAGGTGGGGGCCGGAGCGGTAGGGATCGCCGGACTCGCGGGGTGTCTCACCGACGACGGTTCGAACGGTTCGGACGGGTCAGATGGGTCGGACGGCTCGGACGGTTCCGACGGCTCGGACGGCTCGGACGGCTCCGACGGCGGCAGCGACACGACGAACGTCGCTATCGTCTCCAGCCCGGCGGGGTTCGGCGATCAGGCGTTCAACGACCTCGCGCTCGACGGGCTCCAGAACGCGGCCGAGGAGTACGACATCGAGATCCAGCAGGTCGAAGAGACCAACCAGTCGAACTACCAGACGGTCCAGTCGCAGCTCGCCGAGAGCGGCGACCCCGACTACGACCTCATCGTTCTGGTCAGCTACAACCACACGCAGGCGCTCCAGACGAACGCCGAGGAGTACCCGGACCAGAACTGGATGCTGATCAACGCGTCGGTCGACCAGCCCAACGTGGCGGGCTACACCTGGGCGAACCACGAGATGTCCTTCCAGGCGGGCGTGTTGGCGGGGACGATGACCACGCGCGAGCTCTCCCACGAGGGCAACTCGCTCGACCCCGACGAGAGCGTCGTCGGGTTCGTCGGCGGCGTCGACGGCTCGCTCATCAACGCGTTCGAGCGGGCCTACCGCGCCGGCGTGGAGTGGATCGACGAGGAGATCGAGGTCAACGTCGGCTACATCGGGAACTACACCGACACACAGACCGCGAACAACATCGCCACCTCGCAGTACGACGCGGGCGCCGACATCGTGTATCACGCCGCCGCGGCGGCCGGTCAGGGCGTGTTTCAGGCCGCACAGGAGGCCGACCGGTTCGCAATCGGTGTCGACGCCGACCAGTCCGTGACCCTCCCCGACTACCAAGACGTCATCATGGCGTCGGCGGTGAAGTACATCAACGAGGGGACCTACGAGGTCGCCGAAGCGGTCGTCGAGGACGACTGGTCCAGTGTTCAGGGGTCGAACGTCCTCGGCCTCGAGTCCGGGGGCGTCGAGGTCGTGTTCGGGCAGGCCATCGGCGACAGCCTCCCGGACGTCGCGGCCGAGAACCTCGAGGAGAGCAGGCAGGCGATCATCGACGGGGAGGTCACGGTCCCCTGTAGCGCCGGCGGTTGCTGACAGCGGGCGGTGCCCGCGAGTATTTTTCCACTATGCCAGAATCCACAGACAACGCGCCCGCCGTCGAACTCACGGACATCACGAAACGGTTCGGCGACGTCGTCGCGAACGACGGCGTCGACTTCTCCCTGCGGAGGGGGTCCGTTCACGCCGTGGTCGGCGAAAACGGCGCCGGGAAGACGACCCTGATGAAGGTGTTGTACGGGCTCTACGACCCCGACGAGGGGACGGTGACCGTCGACGGTGAACCGCGGACGTTCGAGTCGCCGCGCGACGCGATCGACGCAGGGGTCGGGATGATCCACCAGCACTTCCAACTGGTGGACACCATGACGGTCCTCCAGAACATCGTCTTAGGCCATGAGCCGTCGAAAAACGGACTTGTCGACGATCGCGAGGCTCGCGAGCGCGTCCGGGAGATCTGCGACGCCTACGGGTTCTCCGTCGACGAACACCTCGACGCGGACGTCGAGGACCTCGGCCTCGGCGTCCAGCAACACGTCGAGATCGTAAAGAGCCTCTACCGGGGCGCCGAGACGCTCATCTTCGACGAGCCGACGGCGGTGTTGACTCCACAGGAGGTCGAGGGCCTGTTCGACGTCATGGACGCGCTCACCGACGACGGGCGGTCGCTCGTCTTCATCACGCACAAGCTCGACGAGGCGATGACGGCGGCCGACGAGATAACGGTCCTCAGGGACGGCAGCGCGGTCGGCACGGTCGACGCCGACGAAACGTCGCGGAACGAGCTCGCCCGGATGATGGTGGGTCGGGAAGTGCTCTTCGACGCCGAGCCCCGGGAGCGGTCCCCCGGTGACGTCGCGCTCTCCGTCGACGGCGTCTGCGCGGACGACGAGCGGGGCATCCGCCAGGTCGACGACGTGAGCTTCGCCGTCAGGGAGGGAGAGATTCTCGGCGTCGCCGGCGTCGAGGGAAACGGACAGCGGGAGCTGATCGAAACGATAACCGGTATGCGGGGCGCCGAACGCGGAGTCGTGGCGCTGTTCGGCGACGACATCACGGAGCTGAGTCGGCGGGAGCGCATCGAGTCCGGGATCGCGTACGTTCCCGGAGACCGGACGCGGGAGGGGCTCGTCCAGGAGTACAGCCTCGTCAAGAACGCGCTGCTCGGCAACCAGACCGTCGAACCGTTCGCGGACGGCGCCTTCCTCGACTGGCGGGCGATCACCGACCACGCGGACGCCATCGTCGAGGAGTACGACGTCCGGCCGGCCGACGCGGACGCCACGGCTGAGTCGCTGTCCGGCGGCAACCAACAGAAGTTCGTCGTGGGTCGCGAGCTCGAACGGAACCCGTCGCTGCTCGTCGCGGCGCATCCGACTCGCGGCGTCGACATCGGGTCGATCGAGTTCATTCACGAGCGGCTCCGCGAGATGCGCGACGAGGGCGTCGCCGTGGTTCTGGTCTCCTCGAAGCTCGACGAAGTCAAACGGCTCTCCGACCGGACGGCAGTCATGTACGAGGGGGAGTTCGTCGACGTGGTCGACCCCGGCGACGTGACCGAGGAGGAGCTCGGACTGATGATGGCCGGACAGTCGCTCGACGACCCTGACACGGTCGCGCTCGACGCGGGGGGTGACGCGTGAGCGACGCCGGCGCTTCGCACGTCCGAGCCGCGCTCGACCGGATCGTCGACCGGATGCTCCGGGCGTCCGTGCTGGAGCGGATCGTCATCGCGATCGTCTCGACGACCCTTGCGCTCGTCATCGGCGCGGGCATCGTGGCCCTGTCGGGCTACGACGCCGTCGAGTTCGTCTACTCGCTCGTGTACGGGGCGGTCGGCGAGCTCTCGAACGTCGCCTTCACACTCCGGCAGTCGACGATGCTCATCTTGGCGGGCGTCGCCGTCGCCGTCGCGTTCCGCGCCGGCGTGTTGAACATCGGCGTTCAGGGGCAGTTCGTGGTCGGCGGATTCGCCGCCACCCTCGCGATCCTGTTTCTGACGCCGCTGCTCCCCGCGAACACCGTCGTCGGCGTCGTCCTGATGGTCGTCGCCGGCGGAGCAGCCGTCGCCGCCGGCGGGGCGTACGGCGCGCTGCCCGGACTGATGAAGGCGTACGCCGGCGCGAACGAGGTCATCACGACGATCATGTTGAACTTCATCGCCTCCGGCGTCGTCTACTTCCTGTTGGACGCGTATCTGCGTCCGCCGGGGGCGGCGGCGCCGAACACGGAGTCGTTCCCCGACTACGTCGACCTCCCGGGGTTCGCCTTCGGGAGCCCGTCGTTTTCGGTCATCGGGTTCGGGATCGCACTGGTGACCGTCGCCGTCGTGTACGTGTACATGACACAGACGGGGTCTGGCTACGACCTCGTCACCAGCGGCTATCAGGAGCCCGCCGCGAAGTACTCCGGCGTCGATCCGAACCGAATGATCGTCCGGACGATGACGCTCTCCGGGATGATCGCCGGGCTCGCCGGGGCGCTGTTCGCCGTGATGATCCTCGGGTACTACAGCGACCCGAACACGTTCCCGACGTTCGGCTTCGACGCCATCGCCGTGAGCCTCTTGGCCGCGAACAATCCGCTCGGGGTGATCCCCGCCGGGCTCCTCTTCGGCGGGCTCGACGCGGGCGGACAGTACATCGGTTTCACGCTCGACGTCCCCAGCGAGCTGGTCGACGGCGTGATCGGGCTGATCGTCCTGTTCGTCGCGGCGCCGGAGCTGTTCCGCGCCGCCGGTCGGTACACGGGCCTCGGAGGTGACGCCAGATGAGCGCCGTCCGGGACGCGATCGGCGGCCGCTCGGCGTTCGTCGGCAGCCTCGCGCTGCTCGCGGCCGCTCTGCTCGTGTTCCTCGTCGCCGACGTCCCTGGCTCCGACCTCGTGACGGTCGGCGCGATGGAACGGGCGCTTCAGGCCGCGACGCCGATCGCGCTGGCCGCCATCGGCGGGCTCTACGCCGAGAAGAGCGGCGTGTTCAACATCGGGCTGGAAGGGTTCATGATCTTCGGCGCGCTGTTCGGAGCCGTCACGGCTTGGACCGCGTCCGGCGGCGACGGCGTCGGGCAAGCGGACCTCTGGTTCGGCGTGTTGGTCGCGACTCTCGTCTGCGGCCTGCTGGCGGCGCTGTTCGCGGTCCTCCTGATCCGCTACGAGGCCGATCAGATTGTCGCTGGGCTCGCGGTGTGGTTCATCGGACTGGGCTTCGGTCCGTTCATCTCTACGGTCGTCTGGGGCGGCGTTTCGAGCCCGTCGCTCCCGAACATCGACAACGTGGTCGTCCCCGTTCTCTCCGAGGTGCCGATCGCGGGGCGGCTGTTCTTCGACGCGTCGCCGCTGGTCATGTTCACGGTCCTCCTCGCGGTCGGCGCGTGGGTCGTGCTGTTCCGGACCCGATACGGCTATTGGGTACAGGCGGCCGGGGAGAACCCGGAAGCGCTCGACACGGCCGGGGTCGACGTGAACCGCGTCCGCTACGCGACGCTCGTCTTCTCGGGCCTCATGGCCGGGCTCGGCGGTGCGGTGCTGTCGATCGGCATCGGGAGCGGGTTCACCGGAACCGGCGTGACGATGGTCGACGGTCGCGGCTGGATCGCGATCGTCGCGTACCTCTTCGGCAACTACAATCCGCTCGGTACGTACGGAGCGTCCCTGCTGTTCGGTGCGATGGACATGCTCCAGATCCAGCTTCAGACCGTCGGCATCTCGCTTCCCGGGAGCATCACGGGGCTGTTCCCGTACGTCGCCGTCCTCGTCGTCCTCGTCGTGGTCGGGTACACGCGGGTCCCGGCGGCCGTCGGCGAGCCGTACGCGAAGGAGGACTGACCGACGGGGTAGCGCTCTCGGCCCGTTCGGGCACTTCTTTACCCGCCCTGTCGAAAGCCGGCGTCATGAGCGGAACCGATCCCGATCTCCGGGACCAACTGAAGTCGTTCGGGTTCTCCGACAAGGAGATCGACACGTACACCACTATCCTGACCCTCGGCGAGGCGAAAGCGAGCGCGATCGCCGAGGGGGCCGACGTCTCCAAGCGGTACGTCTACAACGTGTTGGGGGAGTTCGAAGACCGCGGGCTCGTCGAGATACACGACCACGAGACGCCGACGACCGTCCGGGCGCTGGACCCGTCGACCGTCGTCGACCGACTCTCCGACACGCTCTCGACGCTCGAAGGGAACCTCGACGCGCTCTACGAGCCCGACCCGGAGGTCGACCGGCGCTACGAGGTTATCAAATCGACGGCGACTGTCCGAAAGCGTATCTCGCGGCTGCTCCGGGAAGCGGAAAACGAGGTGAGCCTCTCGGTCCACGCGTCCATCGTGTCGGACCTCGCCGCCGACCTCAGGTCCGCGGTCGACCGCGGCGTACTCACTCTCGTACTGGTCAACGACGACGGGACCGACGCGGTCGAGAGAGACCGCTTCGAGGGGCTGGGCAGCGCGGTGCGCGTCTGGGACCACACGGGGCCGATGATCCTCAGCGTCGACCGAACCCACGGCCTGTTCTCCCCGCCCGAGGTGGTCGTCGGGCCCCCTACCGACCAGCAGGCCATCGGCTTCACCGAGGACCGGCTCTCGCCGGCGCTGGTCGGGTCCTTTCTCGGGAACTACTGGCCCCTCGCGACCGAGGTCTACGTCGACGGGCCGAGCGAGCCTCCGGAGACGTACGATAGATTCAGACACGCGGTGTTGGACGCGACGCTCCACCGCCGCCGCGACCGCGAACTGATCGCGGAGGTGTCCGTTCGTCCCGCTCGGTCCTCCGAGCCGTTCGAGACCCGGCGCGGACGGGTGACCACGGTGCGGCAAGGGCTCGTCGAACCGACGACGAATAACATCCCCATCGAGAACGCGTTGGTGCTCGACGACGGAAGCGAGGAGTTCACCGTCGGCGGGCCGGGCGCGATCATGGAGACGTACGAGGCCAGGCGAGTCACCCTCGAGACCCCCGAGACGGCCGATCAGTCCGTCTCCGAACTGCTCGACTCCTCCTCGAAGGTGTAGTCGAAGCCGGACCTGCCCCGCGAACCGGCCGCTCGACCGCCAATAGCCGTGATCTCCCGCTCACGCGTACGATTCCGGCGGAGGTGCCTCACACCAAATTATATATCGCGGTATGTGGTTTATGAGTTTCACACTGAACGCGTGTCGACCGACCGAGGCCGACGGAATACGAGACGATCTGCCGTCAGACCTCTCAAACCAGGAGCCGGTACACGTTCGTCTCGTAGACCTCTCGCACCTGGTCTCCCCAGTTGTGCGTGTACGTGTCGATCACGTCGTCGGCGACGTCGCCGCGCAGGTACTTCACCACGCCGCGGTCGCCGGTCCTGTCGCGGAGGTGCGTCGTGAAGAAGTGCCGGAAGTAGTGGGGCGTGACGTTCTCGTCCGCACCACCGCCGGTCCGGTACCACCCCTCTTCGCGGGCGTACCGTTCGACGACGTGTCTGACCGCCTCCGGTCGGATCCGCTCGCCCCACCCTTCCGCAGTCCCGACGAACAACGGCTCCGCGGGCGACGGCGAATCCGGCCGAACGGCGAGCCACGCCTTCAGCGTCCGGCGCAGCTCGTCGTCGACCGGGATCACCGTCCCGCGCTTGCGCTTGTTCGCGGCCGTCCGCACCTCGCCGTTCAGCTCCTCGCCGACGGTCGCCTCGGCGGTCACGAATATCGAGTCCGGCCGCTCGGACAGCGCCGGCCGGCCCCCGAGCGAGTACGCCGCTTCGAGGTCC is a window encoding:
- a CDS encoding tyrosine-type recombinase/integrase; this translates as MSSTRAAPDPDDPIGYFLEDLTYHGKTDRTRQAYERVLRRFEEFLDDTDPESASHRDCMSFVHSLRGDVADSTVATYAAYLHRFYGYMTEVGAFDGNPMTLVMEEMDETVDKDPARRDVSIPAMRSFVAGIRHPLHRALVVTLLKTGMRVGELCNLDLRDLSVTDPDLEAAYSLGGRPALSERPDSIFVTAEATVGEELNGEVRTAANKRKRGTVIPVDDELRRTLKAWLAVRPDSPSPAEPLFVGTAEGWGERIRPEAVRHVVERYAREEGWYRTGGGADENVTPHYFRHFFTTHLRDRTGDRGVVKYLRGDVADDVIDTYTHNWGDQVREVYETNVYRLLV
- a CDS encoding TrmB family transcriptional regulator; translated protein: MSGTDPDLRDQLKSFGFSDKEIDTYTTILTLGEAKASAIAEGADVSKRYVYNVLGEFEDRGLVEIHDHETPTTVRALDPSTVVDRLSDTLSTLEGNLDALYEPDPEVDRRYEVIKSTATVRKRISRLLREAENEVSLSVHASIVSDLAADLRSAVDRGVLTLVLVNDDGTDAVERDRFEGLGSAVRVWDHTGPMILSVDRTHGLFSPPEVVVGPPTDQQAIGFTEDRLSPALVGSFLGNYWPLATEVYVDGPSEPPETYDRFRHAVLDATLHRRRDRELIAEVSVRPARSSEPFETRRGRVTTVRQGLVEPTTNNIPIENALVLDDGSEEFTVGGPGAIMETYEARRVTLETPETADQSVSELLDSSSKV